One Sparus aurata chromosome 5, fSpaAur1.1, whole genome shotgun sequence genomic window carries:
- the LOC115582007 gene encoding complement component C7-like codes for MKNIMQLLCAALPWLLFLFTPKGFCDPRVDCQWGSFGDWSECDPCTKLQARSRVIAVYPQFGGNPCSGERTETRTCETTQDCPLAEGCGDRFRCRSGKCVSQSLVCNGDQDCEEDGQDERVCEAQKWITCTKSAPPPKIEELGQGFNVVSEKRRASVINTRSFGGQCRTFYSGVDNTIYRLPLSTIKYSSVVKAQNDFSDEMFSSKWHYAKDIVNRQTVTGTTSGYRNYDFHESDDRSRTHKLLVLKNEIEVAQFQSNSPQYLPIAEEFWKALVKLPSVYYYAAYRNVIERFGTHYPSEGTLGGSFKAVARIDQETEEQMTRESSQHNECVRVRHTIFLIFFSIHYESEHCNSGGSSRSTTSGRSNTNHVSRVDVEGGGIEHVNSLKAMQLSDPAKNWQMYSNWADSVRSFPKVIKQQLRPISELVKEVPCAGVKKLYLRRAIEQYISESDPCHCRPCRNNGMVFMDGDVCKCLCKPGTKGLACEQGTEAEGQQGVIHGSWACWSAWSSCSGGRRSRSRSCSNPAPVNGGQHCIGETSETSDCEDQDLHDLKIMEPQCFNLSLPPLQKCGTPPALINGYILDPKDIYLVGSKVEYSCTGGFYLVGQSILECTAGQTWSGRPGLCTASVCRLENLGDGVIASPVSEAYNIGMVVELSCPVGRQLLGESVLSCDSSLQFSPDPAGIKCSPVSATQQVISPVVQCNPWQKSSRGTCVCKMPFECGSSLDVCATTATGRKSVPLTVCKMHALQCMRKNYMLAADSTCNWPVRSTTGCTNCHMWETCDDQTHECRCRDSADCSSPGINVCVRVGEDATAASQTMSECEAGLQRCKGVKVTVVSILPCTA; via the exons ATGAAG AATATTATGCAACTCCTTTGTGCAGCCTTGCCATGGCTGCTGTTTCTGTTCACTCCCAAAGG GTTTTGTGACCCGAGAGTTGATTGCCAGTGGGGGTCATTCGGTGATTGGTCAGAGTGTGATCCCTGCACCAAATTACAG GCAAGAAGCCGGGTCATAGCTGTTTACCCTCAGTTTGGAGGGAACCCCTGCAGCGGAGAGCGGACCGAGACCAGGACCTGTGAAACCACACAAGACTGCCCTCTAGCGGAGGGATGTGGAGACAGGTTTCGCTGTCGATCAG GGAAGTGTGTCAGCCAGTCTCTGGTGTGCAACGGAGATCAGGACTGTGAGGAAGACGGACAGGACGAGCGCGTCTGTGAGGCTCAAAAATGGATTACATGCACCAAAAGTGCTCCACCGCCTAAAATCGAAGAACTTGGACAAGG GTTTAATGTGGTGTCGGAGAAGCGGAGGGCCAGTGTCATCAACACACGGAGCTTTGGGGGCCAATGTCGCACCTTTTACAGCGGTGTTGACAACACCATCTACAGATTGCCTCTTAGTACCATCAAGTACAGCTCTGTG GTCAAAGCTCAGAATGACTTCAGTGACGAGATGTTCTCCAGTAAATGGCACTACGCGAAGGACATTGTCAACAGACAGACGGTGACAGGGACCACGTCGGGATACAGGAACTATGACTTCCACGAGTCAGACGACAGGAGCCGG aCCCACAAGCTTCTGGTTCTAAAGAATGAGATAGAGGTTGCTCAGTTCCAGAGCAACTCTCCTCAGTACCTCCCAATAGCCGAGGAGTTCTGGAAGGCACTGGTCAAACTCCCGTCTGTCTACTACTACGCCGCCTACAGGAACGTTATAGAAAGGTTTGGAACACACTACCCGTCTGAGGGAACCCTCGGAGGATCCTTCAAGGCCGTCGCCAGGATTGATCAGGAAACTGAAGAACAAATGA CCAGAGAAAGCTCTCAGCACAATGAATGTGTAAGGGTCCGACACACcatcttcttaatttttttttctatccacTATGAGAGCGAGCACTGCAACAGTGGGGGAAGTAGCAGATCAACGACTTCAG GTAGAAGCAATACTAATCATGTGTCAAGAGTGGATGTGGAGGGAGGAGGCATCGAACATGTAAATTCGCTGAAGGCCATGCAGCTCTCTGATCCTGCTAAGAATTGGCAAATGTACTCAAACTGGGCTGATTCTGTTCGGTCATTCCCAAAGGTCATAAAGCAACAG CTGCGGCCGATCTCCGAGCTGGTGAAGGAGGTTCCGTGTGCCGGGGTGAAGAAGCTCTACCTCCGCAGGGCCATCGAGCAGTACATAAGCGAGAGTGACCCCTGCCACTGCCGGCCCTGCAGAAACAATGGCATGGTTTTCATGGACGGCGACGTGTGCAAGTGCCTCTGTAAGCCTGGCACCAAAGGACTGGCCTGCGAGCAGGGAACTgaagcggagggtcagcagg GAGTGATCCACGGCAGTTGGGCCTGCTGGTCTGCCTGGTCATCGTGCTCCGGGGGTCGAAGGTCAAGAAGTCGTTCCTGCTCTAATCCCGCTCCTGTGAACGGAGGACAGCACTGTATCGGAGAAACCTCTGAGACATCCGACTGCGAAGACCAAGATCTGCACGACCTGAA GATCATGGAGCCTCAGTGCTTTAACCTGAGTCTCCCTCCACTCCAGAAGTGCGGAACCCCGCCTGCTCTAATCAATGGCTACATCCTG GACCCAAAGGACATTTACCTTGTGGGTAGTAAGGTTGAGTACAGCTGCACTGGTGGTTTTTATCTCGTTGGTCAAAGCATCCTAGAATGCACTGCTGGTCAAACCTGGTCTGGCAGGCCTGGACTCTGCACAG CCTCAGTTTGCAGGCTTGAGAACCTCGGCGATGGTGTCATAGCCTCTCCTGTGTCAGAGGCCTACAACATAGGGATGGTAGTGGAGTTGTCCTGTCCAGTGGGGAGACAGCTACTAGGAGAGTCAGTGCTTTCATGTGACTCGAGTCTGCAATTTTCACCAGACCCAGCAGGCATCAAATGCAGCCCAG TCAGTGCAACTCAACAAGTAATCTCTCCTGTGGTGCAATGTAACCCGTGGCAGAAGTCCTCCAGAGGAACGTGTGTCTGCAAAATGCCTTTTGAGTGCGG CTCATCTTTGGATGTGTGTGCCACCACTGCCACCGGTAGAAAATCCGTCCCTCTGACTGTGTGCAAAATGCATGCACTGCAGTGTATGAGGAAGAACTACATGCTAGCCGCGGACAGCACATGCAACTGGCCGGTGCGCAGCACAACAGGCTGCACCAACTGTCACATGTGGGAGACCTGCGACG ATCAAACCCACGAGTGTCGCTGCAGGGACTCTGCAGACTGCTCGAGCCCAggaataaatgtgtgtgtccgtgtcgGGGAGGATGCGACCGCAGCCAGTCAGACCATGAGTGAGTGTGAAGCAGGGTTACAGCGATGCAAAGGAGTGAAGGTGACAGTTGTCAGTATCCTGCCATGCACTGCCTGA